Genomic DNA from Modestobacter versicolor:
GGCACGCCGGTGCGACGGTCGAGGAGCTCTCCCCGTACGTCACCGTCTACTACGAGGACCAGGCGATCGGGCACCTGTGCACCGTCGCCGCGGGCCTGGACTCGATGGTCGTCGGCGAGACCCAGGTGCTCGGCCAGCTCCGGGCGGCCTACGCGCTGGCCCAGGAGGAGGGCACGGTCGGGCGCGAGCTGCACCCGATCGCCCAGCGGGCGCTGCGGGTGGGCAAGCGGGTGCACGCCGAGACCGGCATCGACAAGGCCGGCGCCTCGCTGGTCTCCGTCGCGCTGGACCGGGTCACCGCCACCCTCGGCGACCTCGCCGGCCGCCCGGTGCTGGTCGTCGGCGCCGGCTCCATGGGCGCGCTGGCGGCGACCACCCTGGCCCGCCGCGGCGCGTCGGTCACCGTCAGCAGCAGGACGCCGGCCAGCGCCGCCCGCCTCGCCGAGTCCGTCGGCGGGCGCCAGGCCGACCTGGACCAGCTGGCCGAGGAGCTCACCGCCGCCGACGTGCTGGTCACCTGCACCGGCGCGACCGGCACCGTCATCGGCACCGACGTCGTCAGCACCGCGCTCGCCGCCCGCGGCGGCCGCCCGCTGGCGATCGTCGACCTGGCGCTGCCCCGCGACGTCGACCCCGCCGTCGCCGGCCTGCCCGGCGTGCAGGTGGTCGACCTGGAGATGCTGCAGGGCGAGCGCGCCGCCGACCCGAGCCGCCCGGTGGCCGGCTCGGTCGCCGCCGACGACATCGCCGCCGCGCACGCGCTGGTCGAGCTGGAGACCTCCCTGCTGCGCGCGGAGCGCCAGGCCGCCGCGGTGGCCCCGACGGTCTCCGCGCTGCGCAGCCAGGCCGCCGAGGTCGTCGACGCCGAGCTGCTCCGGCTCTCCACCCGGCTGCCCGACCTGGACGCCAAGGCCCGCAGCGAGATCGCCCGCACCGTCCGCCGGGTGGTCGACAAGCTGCTGCACGAGCCGACCGTGCGGGTCAAGGAGCTGGCCAGCGCCCCCGGCGGCACCGACTACGCCGACGCGCTGCGCGCGCTGTTCGGGCTGGGGCTCGACGGCGACACCGCCAGCCTGTCCCGCGCGGTCACCGTCGACCCGGAGCTGCCCGCCGGGACGACCCTGTCGGCCCTGGACGTCCTCTCGGTCGAGGGGAGCCCGGAGTGACCGACCTGCGCACGGCCACCCTGCGGCTGGGCACCCGGGCCAGCCAGCTCGCGCTCACCCAGTCCCAGCACGTCGCCGACGCGCTGACCGAGACCAGCGGCCTGGCCGTCGAGCTGGTGCACGTCAGCACCTACGGCGACCGCTCCACCGAGGCGATCGCCCAGCTCGGCGGCACCGGCGTCTTCGTCAGCGCGCTGCGCGACGCGCTGCACGCGGGCACCGTCGACCTGGCGGTGCACAGCTTCAAGGACCTCCCGACCGCGCCGACGCCCGGGCTCACCGTGGCCGCCGTCCCGCCGCGGGAGGACCCGCGCGACGTGCTGGTCGCCCGCGACGGGCTGACCCTCGGCGAGCTGCCCCCCGGTGCCCGGGTCGGCACCGGTGCGCCCCGCCGGATGGCCCAGCTGCGCGCCCTCGGGCTCGGGCTGGACGTCGTCCCGATCCGCGGCAACATCGACACCCGGATGGGCAAGGTCACCTCCGGCGAGCTGGACGCCGTCGTGCTGGCCCGCGCCGGGCTGTCCCGGATCGGCCGGATGTCGGTGGTCACCGAGGTGCTCGACCCGATCCAGGTGCTGCCCGCCCCCGCGCAGGGCGCCCTGGCCGTGGAGTGCCGCAGCGACGACACCCGGGTCGTGGAGCTGCTCGCCGCCCTCGACGACCCGGCCGCCCGCGCCTGCGTGGCCGCCGAGCGCGCCGTGCTCGCCGCTCTGGAGGCCGGCTGCAGCGCCCCGGTCGCCGCGCACGCCGAGCTGACCGAGGCCGAGGACGGCAGCGCCGAGCTCTGGCTGCGCGCGTCGGTCACCGCGATCGACGGCAGCGACTCGGTCCGCGACTCGATCTCCGGGCCGGCCGCCGAGGCCG
This window encodes:
- a CDS encoding glutamyl-tRNA reductase codes for the protein MSLLAVGISHQTAPVALLEQVSMTGDDTVKTLHELVGSEHVSEALVLATCNRIEVFAEVDRFHGGITDVSRVLARHAGATVEELSPYVTVYYEDQAIGHLCTVAAGLDSMVVGETQVLGQLRAAYALAQEEGTVGRELHPIAQRALRVGKRVHAETGIDKAGASLVSVALDRVTATLGDLAGRPVLVVGAGSMGALAATTLARRGASVTVSSRTPASAARLAESVGGRQADLDQLAEELTAADVLVTCTGATGTVIGTDVVSTALAARGGRPLAIVDLALPRDVDPAVAGLPGVQVVDLEMLQGERAADPSRPVAGSVAADDIAAAHALVELETSLLRAERQAAAVAPTVSALRSQAAEVVDAELLRLSTRLPDLDAKARSEIARTVRRVVDKLLHEPTVRVKELASAPGGTDYADALRALFGLGLDGDTASLSRAVTVDPELPAGTTLSALDVLSVEGSPE
- the hemC gene encoding hydroxymethylbilane synthase, which encodes MTDLRTATLRLGTRASQLALTQSQHVADALTETSGLAVELVHVSTYGDRSTEAIAQLGGTGVFVSALRDALHAGTVDLAVHSFKDLPTAPTPGLTVAAVPPREDPRDVLVARDGLTLGELPPGARVGTGAPRRMAQLRALGLGLDVVPIRGNIDTRMGKVTSGELDAVVLARAGLSRIGRMSVVTEVLDPIQVLPAPAQGALAVECRSDDTRVVELLAALDDPAARACVAAERAVLAALEAGCSAPVAAHAELTEAEDGSAELWLRASVTAIDGSDSVRDSISGPAAEAESLGRRLAAELLDRGAAALVAGSR